One Heyndrickxia oleronia genomic window, AACGATTGCTAGAGGCATTTACCAATGCAAATGGAGAATTTTTATCAGGACAAGCACTTGCTGATATTTTAGGTTGTTCAAGAACAGCAGTATGGAAGCATATAGAGGAGCTGCGAAAAGAAGGATTTGAACTAGAGGCTGTTCGTAAAAAGGGGTATCGAATTATATCGACAATGGACAGAGTGACAGAAAATGAAATTCGTTTAGGCCTGAAAACTTCTAAACTAGGTAGTATGATTCAATATTTAGATACAATTGATTCGACACAAAAAGTGGCCCATCAACTAGCACAAGAAGGTTGTCCAGAAGGAACAATAGTGGTAGCTGAAGAACAAACGAATGGAAGAGGAAGACTAACTAGACATTGGCATTCTCCAAAGTTTACTGGAATATGGATGAGCATTGTGTTACGACCAAAACTTCCACCTTTTAAGGCACCGCAATTTACTTTGATTACTGCAGTTGCAGTTGTACAGGCAATCGAACAACTATGCGACCTACAACCAGAAATTAAATGGCCAAATGATATCTTAATAAAAGGAAAAAAAGTAACCGGCATATTGACGGAATTACAAGCAGATTCGGATAAAATTCACTCTATTATTATTGGAATCGGAATTAATGTTAACCAAACGAGAGAAGACTTTCCCGAAGAATTGCATTCAGTTGCAACATCAATAGCAATTGAAAATGGTGGAAAGCTGTCCCGCTCTATACTTATTCAACAAATACTAGCTAATTTGGAAAAGTATTATCAGATTTACTTAGAAAAAGGCTTTGCTCCATTAAAGTTATTATGGGAAAGCTATGCCATCAGTATTGGGAAGGACATTATTGCTCGTACCGTTAATGAAGTGATAGCTGGTAAAGCAATAGGTATCTCTGATGAAGGCGTATTAAAAATCCAGGATAAAAATGGTGTCATTCATGATATTTATTCTGCGGATATTGAGGTAGGAAAATAAAAAATGGATAGTAAGTAATGAAATATTTTGATATAATTTACTCGGGTAGTATCCAAAAGGAACTGCACCTTGCTTACATTTATTATTAATAGAATATTGTTCTGCCTTGATCCATGAATTGGACGGGGACGGAGGATGGGTCAATCATTTACTAATAACAGGAGTCCTTCTGCCTTGCGGAAGGGCTTTTTTTGCATCAAACGTTCTAAATATGAACCAGTAAATTAGACTTTGTGTCAAGAACCATAAAAAGCAAGGTTGGATGCTCCCCTAGTCAAATACTAAGGGAGGAAACATGATGAAACAAACGACAGATTTTAAAATGATGAAGCAAAATAAGGAAAAGATCACCATGGTTACCGCGTATGATTTTCCAACTGCAAAATTGGCACAGCAGGCCAATATGGATATGATCTTAGTTGGTGATTCTTTAGGGATGGTTGTTTTAGGGTATGATTCAACAGTACCTGTAACGATTGAGGATATGATACATCATACAAAAGCTGTAAAACGAGGAGCTAGTGATGTATTTGTCGTTACCGATATGCCATTTATGACATATCATCTTAGCCGGGAGGAAACGTTGAAACATGCTGCTAGTCTTATTCAAAATGGTGGTGCGAATGCTGTAAAAGTTGAAGGTGCTGGACATGTAATTTCAATGATTGAAGCGTTAACATCATCAGGTATTCCTGTTATGGCACATCTCGGTTTAACCCCTCAAACTGTAGGTGTCTTAGGGGGATATAAGGTTCAAGGCAAAACGGCAGATGCAGCTATACAGTTGATTGAAAATGCAAAAAAATGTGAAGAAGCAGGTGCTTTTGCAATTGTCTTAGAATGTGTACCAAAGCAATTAGCAAAAGAGGTGACAGCTAACATCAGTATTCCAACCATTGGTATTGGAGCAGGAGTAGATGTTGATGGTCAAGTATTAGTTTTTCATGACTTAACGATGTTCGGAGTTGAACGAGTACCTAAATTTGTAAAAACATATGCAGATAGTAATGATTTAATCTTGAATGGACTAAAAAATTATGTGGCAGATGTGAAAACGAGTAAATTCCCAGAGGATAAGCATACGTTCACTATGAAACAAGAGGAATTGTCTACACTTTACGGAGGAAAATAAAATGAAATTGGTGACAGATAGAACGACGATTTCGAAAATAGTTAAGCAGCATAGACAAAATCATGAAAGTATCGGATTTGTTCCTACCATGGGCTATTTACATGAAGGCCATTTAGCTTTAGTGGAAAAAGCTAAGGAACAAAATGATATCGTGATTATGAGTATTTTTGTCAATCCTACTCAATTTGGACCAAATGAAGATTTTGACTCCTATCCACGAGATTTGGCACATGATCAACGTTTAGCAGAAGCAGCAGGAGTGGACTATATTTTTGCACCTTCCGTTGAGGAAATGTATCCAAATAAAATGAATAATCAAATTACTGTCGTTGAAAGAGCCGGGGTACTTTGCGGGAGAAGTAGACCTGGCCATTTTGATGGAGTAGTTACCATTTTGTTAAAGCTATTTTCACTAATTATGCCTGAGAGAGCATATTTCGGTAAGAAAGATGCACAGCAAATTGCAGTGATTGATGGACTTGTACAGGATTTCTTTTTACCTATCCAAATTATTGCTGTTGAAACAAATAGAGAGCTTGATGGTTTAGCAAAAAGCTCAAGAAATGTCTTTTTATCGGATTCAGAAAGAGTTGAGGCAAAAGAATTATATAAAAGTCTTACAAAGGCAAAGACTGCAATTAACTCTGGTGAAAAATCTAAAAAACGGATTATAGAAATGGTGATTGATCATCTTCAATTAAATACAAGTGGTGAGATTGACTATGTTGAAATATATTCTTATCCATCATTAAAAGCGTTAGATGTCATTGAAGGGAAGGTTATCATCGCAATAGCAGTTAAGTTTTCAAAAGCAAGATTAATTGATAATCTCATCCTTGATGTCCGGTAGATTGCACAAAAGAAATAAAAGGAGAATCATTTATGTTTCGTACAATGATGAATGGGAAAATTCACAGAGCAACAGTTACAGAAGCTAATTTAAATTATGTCGGCAGTATTACAATCGATGAGGATATACTAGACGCGGTTGGAATGGTTGCTAATGAAAAAGTACAAATCGTTAATAATAATAATGGAGCACGTTTAGAAACGTATATTATCCCAGGCAAACGGGGAAGTGGTGTAATTTGTCTGAACGGTGCAGCTGCCAGACTTGTTCAAGTAGGAGATATTGTCATTATTATTTCATACGCTCTTATTCAAGAGGATAAAATAAAAAATCATCAGCCAAAAATCGCTATTCTGGATGAAAATAACCATATTTCGCAGATGATTTCCTATGAACCCGAAGCAACAATCATTTAAGATAAAAAGAAAACCGTATCTCAGTGGATACGGTTTTTTGTATAGGGCTCTTTTCTCAATAGTATAGAATTTAAGTTTTTACAAATAAAAATAAGTTTAGGATAAGTTTCCTTAGTTCACCGAGAAAAGAGCTTCAAGCAATATAAGAACACTCCCCTTTTTTTAGTGTGTAAAAGCCGGCAGTAGGGCTTTTACAAAGCAACACATTAGTTGAAGTGTATTTATGTATAGGGCTCTTTTCTCAATAGTATAGAATTTAAGTTTTTACAAATAAAAATAAGTTTAGGATAAGTTTCCTTAGTTCACCGAGAAAAGAGCTTCAAGCAATATAAGAACGCTCTCCTTTTACACAGCAATACATTAGTTGAAGTGTATAGTATAAGGCTCTCTTCTCAAAATTTATGCTAAATAGTTTAATGAACCAAAATAGGTTGCAACAAACGATACGAAAATCTCCTTATGTATAGAATGTTTGTTTATACCTCGATACAATTTTTAAGATTGGAATTGTCATTGCAAAGCTCTCGCATTCGACGCTGTTGAACAAGGAGCATACGTTTTTGGATATAATAGTTATGGATTATTCGCTTTAATATGATAAACTAAGTAGAAACAAAAATAGCCTTTTGAAATATGAAATAGGTGATTGAATGAAACAGCGTTTTGTAGTAGTAGACTTAGAGACAACAGGAAATTCACCCAAAAAAGGTGATCGAATCATCCAAATAGCTGCTGTTGTCATTGAAAATGAAGAAATAATTGATCAATATACAACATTTGTTAATCCTTGTGTACCAATTCCATCATTTATTGAGGAACTAACTGGGATTAATGATGAAATGGTCAAACAGGCACCATTATTTGAAGAAGTTGCCCCTGAGTTAACAAGGATTTTAAAAGACAGTATCTTTGTGGCGCATAATGTCTTGTTTGATTTGAATTTTCTCCAATCAGAATTTAATCGAGTAGGTTGCCCGGAATTTGTCGGCTTAAATGTCGATACGGTCGAATTAGCAAAAGTATTATTGCCAACATCTGATAGCTATAAGCTGTTTGAGTTGACTGAATGTCTCGCAATCAAGCATGATCGGCCACATCAAGCGGATAGTGATGCGTTAGTAACCGCTGAATTGCTTTTGCAATTTATTAACCAAACAAGAGAGCTACCACTTGTAACACTCGAAAAGCTTGCAAAACTTTCAATAGGATTAAAGAGCAATTTAAACGAAATTTTTGAAGACATTCTGACAGAGAAACGAAATCATTTAGAAAACCTCTCTGAGCATTTAGAGGTATTTAAAGGAATTGCCCTCCGTAAAAAAAATAAGAAATACTCCAATTATAACTATCGCGAAAAAAAGGAGTATCCTTTACATCAACATGATAAGCAAAAATTACTATCAAATGGAATAAAGCATTATGAAGTAAGAGATGGTCAACATGAAATGATGGATACGGTGTATGAAGCATTTCGATTAAATAAGCATGCAATGATTGAGGCTGGAACGGGAATTGGTAAATCAATTGCGTATTTATTACCTAGTATTTATTTTAGTAAAACTGAAAATCAACCCATTTTAATTAGTACTCATACGATACAATTGCAGGATCAATTATTAAATACGGAATTGAAAAAACTTGAAAAAGTACTCTCTTTTCCATTTAAAGCAGTTGTGCTTAAGGGGAAACAACATTACATAAATTTATTTAAATTTGAACAAACACTTTATGAAGCTGATCAGCAATATGACACAATCCTAACGAAAATGCAGTTATTAGTTTGGCTTATTCATACGGAAACAGGTGATATTGATGAGGTGAATTTATCAAGTGGCGGAAAAATCTTTTGGAATCGGATAAGGCATGATGGTTGGCATTTATCGAAAGAACGGGATCCATGGATAGCAAAGGATTTTTATTTATACGCGAGAAGAGAAGCCGAGAATGCAGATATTGTTATTACAAACCATTCTATGCTACTACTTGATTTAATTCAGAAACAACAACTATTTAAAGAATTTAATTATGTGGTTATAGATGAAGCCCATCATTTTGAAAAAACTTCTAGAGGTTTTCTAGGAGAAAAATTGGAGTATATTCCTAGCAAATTTTTTTGCAGCCAACTAGGTTCATATGAAAAAAAGCAACTATTTTATCAACTCGAAGTAATGGTACAAAAGCAGAAAATTTCACTAAAAATGCCTACCTTTGAGTTAGATTTTATTATCGCTGAGCTTGAAACGGAAATCGATGAATTATTCACCATTATTGCAGAGAAATTGTTGAAAAATGAGAAGAAAAATAAAGGACATCATAAACTGCAGATTCGTCTTTCAAACAAGTTATTGAAAGAAAAATCTTTACAACCAATTTTATTTGCAGCTGAAAGAGTAATATCATCCGTTAATCAAATAAGAAGTGGATTAGAAGAGCGGTTAAGTCAATTGAAAAAGATTAGTGAAAAATTATCTGAAAAAGATAAGGCTCTTCTTGAGGAAGTCTTTAGCTATGATCATGAATTAGTATCATTTAAGCATTCGATCCAACATCTTTTGTTAGAGCAAACAAATGAATTTGTTTATTGGCTAGAAGGTGATATGCGGGCCATACCTAATAGTATTTCGATACAGGCACAACCGATTTCTGTAAGTGAGAAATTGAGCAAAGAGTTTTTTGCTAAAAGAAAGAGTGTGATTTTAACTTCTGCTACTTTAACTGTAAAAGATTCTTTCCGTTTTTTTGAAAATGAATTAGGACTTCATCAATTTGCGGATTTAATAAAGAAGCAAATACCTTCTCCTTTTCCATATTCAGAAATGACCAAGTTGTTAATTCCAAATGATATTCCTGAAATTCGTGAGGTGGCAGTATCTGAATATGTAGAAGCCATCGCTAATCATTTAATTGCCATTGCACAGGCAACAAAAGGTAGAATGCTCGTCTTATTTACCTCATATGACATGTTAAAGAAAACGTATGAGTTAATGAAGGAAAGTGGCTTATTGGATGATTTTATACTTATTGCTCAAGGAATTACGACAGGAAGCAGGATGAGATTAACAAAAAACTTTCAACGGTTTGATAAAGCTGTCCTTTTTGGTACAAATAGTTTTTGGGAGGGCGTAGACATTCCTGGTGAAGATCTGTCGTGTTTATCAATTGTGAGATTACCGTTTAGTCCTCCTGATGAGCCATATACATGGGCAAAGAATGAAGCTATACAGGCCGAAGGGAAAAATCCATTTTCTACTTATTCATTACCTGAAGCGGTTATTCGATTTAAGCAAGGGTTTGGACGACTTATTCGTAGCGGTACTGACAAAGGAATTGTCATTGTATTTGATAGAAGAATTGAAACAACATCATATGGAAATGCTTTTATTCGCTCAATACCATCCGTTCCAATTGAACATGTATCACTAAAGGAAATGATTGAAACGGTTGAAAATTGGTTATAAACATGTGGAGTTGATTGTCTTTTGATTTTCTATAACAAAATTTGCATTAAACTTTTATAGAAGAAATAGCTATCTTAGCAGAGAGATATTTGGGCTAGGCGTAGTTTCGACTTGAGTAGACACGACTCAATTATATAAACTACATTGAATTTTATAATTTCTTATCGTAAAAAACACGCTGCTTTTTATTAGCAGCGTGAAAAAATGTGTGGATTAGAAAAATTTTTTGGTATATCGTCAATAAACACGGAAATGTTGTTATAATAAATTTGTGTTTCAGTATTTATATTGTGGCTATAATCGGTTACGATATTTATAACAATATTTGTTTTTGTAGGGGGATTATGATGGACAGCAAAATAGAAGTGCTATCAACTGTAAAGATTGAATACCAAGCTGAATTATACAAAATCGTTGATGCACTCAACAGAACATTAAAAAATCAAGATTTAATGTTCGGATTAGCATTAGATACTGAGGACCAAAGTAAAGCAGTATTTACAATATATCGTACATAGAGGGTTATTATGAAAAAATGGATTATCATCGCTGGATTATGTATTTTAGTTATTGTTGGGGTCAGTGTAAATGTATACTTCCAATCAATGAAGCCTATAAGCCATGCGAAAGATTTTGCAGAAAAAAAGGCAAGAGAAAAGGCGAATCTTACGTCTATGGATCAATTTTATCTGTATAATGGGGATATTACCTATTATGTAGCAGTTGGGAAACAAAAAAATGGGAAAAAGGTTGCTGTATGGATACCTGAAAAAAACAGTGATCAAATTACCATTGAAAAATGGTCAGATGGAATTTCAAAGTCTGAGGCAATTAATACAGTAATGAAAAAGGAAAAACCGGCTAAAGTACTAGGTAGTCGCTTAGGTATGTTAGATAAGGAACCGGTTTGGGAAATTTCATATCTTGATCATTCATCACGGTTAAATTATGCCTATGTGTACTTTTTAAAGGATAATGATAAAACTCCGTATATGATTACAAATATATAGAAAAGGTGAGGAGAAATGACATTACAACTAGCAAATCGTGTAAGTGCTCTTACACCATCATCTACACTAGCCATTACTGCAAAAGCAAAAGCAATGAAAGCAGAAGGAATAGATGTCATCGGACTAGGGGCTGGAGAACCAGACTTTAATACACCACAACATATTATCGACGCTGCAATAAAGGCGATGAATGAAGGACAAACAAAATATACAGCTACAGGTGGACTTCCTGAATTAAAGAAAGCTATTATTGGAAAGTTTAAAAAGGATCAAAATATTGATTATAAGCCTTTTGAAATCATTGTAACAAATGGTGCTAAGCATGCCCTTTATACACTTTTTCAAGTGATTTTAAATGAAGGGGATGAGGTCATCATTCCAATTCCATATTGGGTCAGTTATCCAGAACAGGTTAAGCTTGCTGGAGGAGAACCCGTATATATTAATGGAGAAGAAGCAAATCAATTTAAAATTACAGCAGATCAGCTGAAATCTGCTATAACTTCTAAAACAAAAGCTATCATTATTAACTCACCAAGCAATCCAACAGGTATGCTTTATACAAAAGAAGAGTTAACTGAATTAGGTGAAATTTGTTTAGAACATAATATTTTGATTATCTCTGATGAAATTTATGAAAAGTTAATTTATGGTGAACATACACATGTTTCAATTGCAGAACTTTCAACTGAATTAAAAAATCAAACAATCATCATCAATGGAGTTTCTAAATCACATTCAATGACTGGATGGAGAATTGGATATGCAGCTGGAAATGCACTAATTATCAAAGCAATGACAGACCTTGCCAGTCATTCCACCTCAAATCCGACTACTCCATCACAATATGGAGCGATTGCGGCATATAATGGTACTCAGGAGCCAGTAGAAACAATGCGAGAAGCATTTGAAGATAGGTTAAATAAAATACATCAACAACTTATTCAAATTCCAGGAGTAAGCTGTTTGAAGCCTCAAGGTGCTTTTTATTTGTTTCCAAATGTAATCGAGGCAGCTAAGCTAACAGGTTTTGATTCAGTGGATCAATTCGCGGAAGCATTACTTGAAGAGGCAAACGTTGCAGTCATTCCGGGTTCAGGCTTTGGAGCTCAAGATTATATTCGTTTATCTTATGCGACATCATTAGAATTATTAGAAAAAGCAATTGAAAGAATTCAACAGTTTGTAAAAAGTAAAATGAAATAAATCCATTCTATAAAATAGAGTATCCCCCTAATAAATAGGGGGGATTTTTAATTAATATTTTCCTTTTATATACTTGTTTAGTATAATAAGTTTGGATATAAAATGATATGAAGTGTAGTTTTTGAAGTTTTTGGAGGGAAGTAGATTGAAAACGACAATTAATGAAGTAAATAAATTCGTTGGACAAGACGTCACGATAGGTGCTTGGGTTGCCAACAAAAGATCTAGCGGGAAAATCGCATTTTTACAACTTCGTGATGGAACAGGGTTTATCCAAGGGGTTGTAGTAAAAACAGATGTCCCTGAAGAAGTTTTTCAAAAAGCAAAATCTTTAACACAAGAAACTTCTATTTATGTGACAGGAACTGTTCAAGAAGATAGTCGCTCATCTTTCGGATACGAGCTTTTAGTAAAGGATGTAGAAGTAATTCATGAAGCACATGATTTCCCGATTACTCCGAAAGAACATGGAACAGAGTTCTTAATGGATCATCG contains:
- a CDS encoding biotin--[acetyl-CoA-carboxylase] ligase — protein: MQSPIRKRLLEAFTNANGEFLSGQALADILGCSRTAVWKHIEELRKEGFELEAVRKKGYRIISTMDRVTENEIRLGLKTSKLGSMIQYLDTIDSTQKVAHQLAQEGCPEGTIVVAEEQTNGRGRLTRHWHSPKFTGIWMSIVLRPKLPPFKAPQFTLITAVAVVQAIEQLCDLQPEIKWPNDILIKGKKVTGILTELQADSDKIHSIIIGIGINVNQTREDFPEELHSVATSIAIENGGKLSRSILIQQILANLEKYYQIYLEKGFAPLKLLWESYAISIGKDIIARTVNEVIAGKAIGISDEGVLKIQDKNGVIHDIYSADIEVGK
- the panB gene encoding 3-methyl-2-oxobutanoate hydroxymethyltransferase is translated as MKQTTDFKMMKQNKEKITMVTAYDFPTAKLAQQANMDMILVGDSLGMVVLGYDSTVPVTIEDMIHHTKAVKRGASDVFVVTDMPFMTYHLSREETLKHAASLIQNGGANAVKVEGAGHVISMIEALTSSGIPVMAHLGLTPQTVGVLGGYKVQGKTADAAIQLIENAKKCEEAGAFAIVLECVPKQLAKEVTANISIPTIGIGAGVDVDGQVLVFHDLTMFGVERVPKFVKTYADSNDLILNGLKNYVADVKTSKFPEDKHTFTMKQEELSTLYGGK
- the panC gene encoding pantoate--beta-alanine ligase translates to MKLVTDRTTISKIVKQHRQNHESIGFVPTMGYLHEGHLALVEKAKEQNDIVIMSIFVNPTQFGPNEDFDSYPRDLAHDQRLAEAAGVDYIFAPSVEEMYPNKMNNQITVVERAGVLCGRSRPGHFDGVVTILLKLFSLIMPERAYFGKKDAQQIAVIDGLVQDFFLPIQIIAVETNRELDGLAKSSRNVFLSDSERVEAKELYKSLTKAKTAINSGEKSKKRIIEMVIDHLQLNTSGEIDYVEIYSYPSLKALDVIEGKVIIAIAVKFSKARLIDNLILDVR
- the panD gene encoding aspartate 1-decarboxylase; translation: MFRTMMNGKIHRATVTEANLNYVGSITIDEDILDAVGMVANEKVQIVNNNNGARLETYIIPGKRGSGVICLNGAAARLVQVGDIVIIISYALIQEDKIKNHQPKIAILDENNHISQMISYEPEATII
- the dinG gene encoding ATP-dependent DNA helicase DinG yields the protein MKQRFVVVDLETTGNSPKKGDRIIQIAAVVIENEEIIDQYTTFVNPCVPIPSFIEELTGINDEMVKQAPLFEEVAPELTRILKDSIFVAHNVLFDLNFLQSEFNRVGCPEFVGLNVDTVELAKVLLPTSDSYKLFELTECLAIKHDRPHQADSDALVTAELLLQFINQTRELPLVTLEKLAKLSIGLKSNLNEIFEDILTEKRNHLENLSEHLEVFKGIALRKKNKKYSNYNYREKKEYPLHQHDKQKLLSNGIKHYEVRDGQHEMMDTVYEAFRLNKHAMIEAGTGIGKSIAYLLPSIYFSKTENQPILISTHTIQLQDQLLNTELKKLEKVLSFPFKAVVLKGKQHYINLFKFEQTLYEADQQYDTILTKMQLLVWLIHTETGDIDEVNLSSGGKIFWNRIRHDGWHLSKERDPWIAKDFYLYARREAENADIVITNHSMLLLDLIQKQQLFKEFNYVVIDEAHHFEKTSRGFLGEKLEYIPSKFFCSQLGSYEKKQLFYQLEVMVQKQKISLKMPTFELDFIIAELETEIDELFTIIAEKLLKNEKKNKGHHKLQIRLSNKLLKEKSLQPILFAAERVISSVNQIRSGLEERLSQLKKISEKLSEKDKALLEEVFSYDHELVSFKHSIQHLLLEQTNEFVYWLEGDMRAIPNSISIQAQPISVSEKLSKEFFAKRKSVILTSATLTVKDSFRFFENELGLHQFADLIKKQIPSPFPYSEMTKLLIPNDIPEIREVAVSEYVEAIANHLIAIAQATKGRMLVLFTSYDMLKKTYELMKESGLLDDFILIAQGITTGSRMRLTKNFQRFDKAVLFGTNSFWEGVDIPGEDLSCLSIVRLPFSPPDEPYTWAKNEAIQAEGKNPFSTYSLPEAVIRFKQGFGRLIRSGTDKGIVIVFDRRIETTSYGNAFIRSIPSVPIEHVSLKEMIETVENWL
- a CDS encoding YpmA family protein encodes the protein MDSKIEVLSTVKIEYQAELYKIVDALNRTLKNQDLMFGLALDTEDQSKAVFTIYRT
- a CDS encoding DUF5590 domain-containing protein encodes the protein MKKWIIIAGLCILVIVGVSVNVYFQSMKPISHAKDFAEKKAREKANLTSMDQFYLYNGDITYYVAVGKQKNGKKVAVWIPEKNSDQITIEKWSDGISKSEAINTVMKKEKPAKVLGSRLGMLDKEPVWEISYLDHSSRLNYAYVYFLKDNDKTPYMITNI
- a CDS encoding pyridoxal phosphate-dependent aminotransferase; the protein is MTLQLANRVSALTPSSTLAITAKAKAMKAEGIDVIGLGAGEPDFNTPQHIIDAAIKAMNEGQTKYTATGGLPELKKAIIGKFKKDQNIDYKPFEIIVTNGAKHALYTLFQVILNEGDEVIIPIPYWVSYPEQVKLAGGEPVYINGEEANQFKITADQLKSAITSKTKAIIINSPSNPTGMLYTKEELTELGEICLEHNILIISDEIYEKLIYGEHTHVSIAELSTELKNQTIIINGVSKSHSMTGWRIGYAAGNALIIKAMTDLASHSTSNPTTPSQYGAIAAYNGTQEPVETMREAFEDRLNKIHQQLIQIPGVSCLKPQGAFYLFPNVIEAAKLTGFDSVDQFAEALLEEANVAVIPGSGFGAQDYIRLSYATSLELLEKAIERIQQFVKSKMK